The Sodalis praecaptivus genome includes a region encoding these proteins:
- the norR gene encoding nitric oxide reductase transcriptional regulator NorR, with amino-acid sequence MSLSLQSLAKIAIELQHGLSSRDRFQRLISSVRELLSCDASALLRYQHQQFRPLAIDGLSPDVLGRRFALSSHPRLEAIARAGNVVRFPADSHLPDPYDGLIPGQNELKIHACIGLPLFADEELIGALTFDSLNPAQFDAFSDEELWLIGALASSALYNALLVDALEKQALPTAAEANSRKQITWRAEDEMVGSSASMQQLRHEITVVAGSELNVLITGETGVGKELVANAIHQLSPRAAKPLVYLNCAALPESVAESELFGHVKGAFTGAIHNRTGKFEMADNGTLFLDEIGELSLVLQAKLLRVIQYGDVQRVGEDSTKRVNVRILAATNRDLKQAVVDGHFRVDLFHRLSVFPLTVPPLRERKDDIVLLAGFFVEHSKNKLGLRQLRLPADTLAMLVDYGWPGNVRELKHAIERAAVLARASHNQGDVTLYSSLFNLVPTDNRQRPVATRDEPTALTTLNFQLATQGFQRQYIAKALQENQMNWSATARVLGLDGANLHRLAKRLGMKQ; translated from the coding sequence ATGAGTCTCTCATTACAATCGTTGGCCAAAATCGCCATTGAGTTACAGCACGGCCTTTCCAGTAGAGATCGTTTTCAGCGGCTGATAAGCAGCGTCCGAGAGTTGCTAAGTTGTGATGCGTCGGCATTGCTGCGTTATCAGCATCAGCAATTCCGACCGCTGGCGATTGATGGCTTATCACCTGACGTTCTCGGCCGGCGTTTTGCGCTCTCCTCCCACCCGCGGCTGGAAGCAATCGCCCGCGCGGGCAACGTTGTGCGTTTCCCCGCCGACAGTCATTTACCCGATCCTTACGACGGCTTGATTCCCGGGCAGAACGAATTAAAAATCCACGCCTGTATAGGGTTGCCGCTGTTTGCCGATGAGGAACTGATAGGGGCTTTGACATTTGATAGCCTGAATCCCGCGCAGTTCGATGCGTTTAGCGACGAGGAACTGTGGTTGATAGGCGCGTTGGCGTCTTCGGCGCTTTATAATGCCTTGCTGGTGGATGCGCTAGAAAAGCAGGCACTACCTACCGCCGCCGAGGCAAACTCCAGGAAGCAAATTACATGGCGGGCGGAGGATGAGATGGTGGGGTCTTCCGCGTCAATGCAGCAGCTCAGGCACGAAATAACTGTCGTCGCGGGCTCGGAGCTGAATGTACTTATCACCGGCGAGACGGGGGTGGGGAAAGAGCTGGTCGCCAACGCGATACATCAGCTATCGCCGCGAGCAGCTAAGCCATTGGTTTATCTAAACTGTGCGGCGTTGCCGGAAAGTGTGGCGGAAAGTGAGTTGTTCGGTCATGTGAAAGGCGCCTTCACCGGCGCAATTCACAACCGGACGGGCAAATTTGAGATGGCCGACAACGGTACGCTATTTCTAGATGAAATCGGCGAATTATCGCTGGTGCTACAGGCCAAGCTTTTGCGGGTTATTCAATATGGCGACGTGCAGCGAGTAGGAGAAGACAGCACCAAACGCGTCAATGTGCGCATTCTAGCCGCGACGAATCGCGATTTAAAACAAGCCGTCGTCGATGGACATTTTCGCGTTGACCTGTTCCACCGCCTGAGCGTATTCCCGCTGACGGTCCCACCGCTGCGGGAACGAAAAGACGACATCGTTTTGCTGGCGGGGTTTTTCGTTGAGCATAGCAAAAACAAGCTTGGACTCCGACAACTGAGGCTGCCTGCCGACACACTGGCTATGTTGGTGGATTATGGCTGGCCTGGCAATGTACGCGAATTAAAACACGCTATTGAACGTGCGGCCGTTTTGGCGCGCGCATCGCATAATCAAGGCGACGTGACGTTATATAGCAGCCTATTCAATCTTGTCCCCACCGATAACCGTCAAAGGCCTGTTGCCACTCGTGATGAACCCACGGCGTTGACGACGCTCAATTTTCAACTGGCGACCCAGGGATTTCAACGGCAATATATCGCCAAAGCTCTTCAAGAAAATCAAATGAACTGGTCTGCAACGGCGCGCGTCTTGGGACTTGACGGCGCGAATCTTCATCGCCTGGCGAAACGTCTGGGTATGAAGCAGTAA
- a CDS encoding TetR/AcrR family transcriptional regulator, whose amino-acid sequence MGRSSKLQAGANRALIVEKASELFRARGIAEVSVSDIMQAAGMTSGGFYKHFASKEALAAEAARLAFDRSRQHWDSIASDCPPHPQWRIAERYLASKPAEKRCPMMAFGSDLLQHNNAALVSDCTQGVNALLTSFLNAAGEKDRSFAGNGKTLAVFAAMVGANYLSEIINDPALSDALKTAVLAMLDT is encoded by the coding sequence ATGGGACGTTCCAGCAAATTACAGGCTGGCGCCAATCGGGCGCTGATCGTTGAAAAGGCGAGCGAGCTTTTCAGGGCGCGCGGTATTGCCGAGGTCAGCGTGTCGGATATCATGCAAGCGGCAGGGATGACGTCGGGAGGCTTTTATAAGCATTTTGCCTCAAAAGAGGCGCTGGCGGCGGAAGCCGCCAGATTGGCTTTCGATCGGTCCAGGCAGCATTGGGACAGCATCGCCAGCGATTGTCCGCCGCATCCGCAATGGCGAATAGCCGAGCGCTATCTCGCGTCCAAACCGGCCGAGAAACGCTGCCCGATGATGGCTTTTGGCAGCGACCTGTTGCAGCATAACAATGCCGCATTGGTCAGCGATTGCACGCAGGGCGTCAATGCGCTGCTTACGTCTTTTCTCAATGCCGCGGGAGAAAAGGATAGGTCGTTCGCGGGAAACGGAAAGACGTTGGCCGTCTTCGCCGCCATGGTGGGAGCCAATTATCTGAGCGAAATCATAAACGATCCCGCGCTGTCGGATGCGCTAAAAACCGCCGTCCTGGCCATGTTGGACACCTAG
- a CDS encoding cysteine hydrolase family protein: MLTPSMRKKMSNPAYEPAITALLCIDLYNDFLAEGGKLFPFMKDIALKNNMHENLRNIVAAARAAGITVYHVPHHRWQQGDYADWKYPTPYQLAASERQVFAKGTWGGTFHDDFPIQPGDIVATEHWGSSGFPNTDLEHKLKRYGKEKIICVGLLANTCLEATARMGMELGFHVTLVRDATSARSHEALHAAMDIDGPTYATEILSTAALIDAIRLSAANAVKFAPAMGAVPPSATR, encoded by the coding sequence ATGCTGACGCCGTCAATGAGGAAAAAAATGTCTAATCCCGCTTATGAGCCCGCGATTACCGCCTTGTTGTGTATTGATTTATATAATGACTTTCTAGCAGAGGGCGGGAAATTATTCCCCTTTATGAAGGACATCGCGCTTAAAAACAATATGCATGAAAATTTACGTAATATCGTTGCCGCCGCGCGCGCAGCCGGCATCACCGTGTATCATGTTCCGCATCACCGCTGGCAACAGGGCGACTACGCCGACTGGAAATACCCCACGCCTTATCAGCTAGCCGCGAGCGAACGTCAGGTTTTCGCCAAAGGTACCTGGGGCGGTACCTTTCACGATGACTTCCCAATCCAGCCTGGTGACATCGTGGCCACCGAGCATTGGGGATCAAGTGGATTTCCCAATACCGACCTTGAACATAAGCTCAAGCGCTACGGTAAAGAAAAAATTATTTGCGTCGGTCTTTTGGCCAATACCTGCCTGGAGGCGACCGCCCGCATGGGTATGGAGCTGGGCTTTCACGTCACGCTGGTTCGTGACGCCACGTCGGCGCGCTCTCATGAGGCGCTGCATGCGGCGATGGACATCGATGGCCCGACGTACGCCACTGAAATCCTCAGCACGGCCGCGTTGATCGACGCCATCAGGCTTTCCGCTGCCAACGCGGTGAAGTTTGCGCCGGCAATGGGAGCAGTCCCACCCTCGGCGACGCGCTAG
- a CDS encoding cryptochrome/photolyase family protein, whose translation MAETELRLVLGDQLNAQHSWFQRVDKHVVYVMMEVRQETDYILHHAQKIIALFAAMRAFAASLRAQGHRVHYFKIGDKDNQPRLTDNLDALIAHYHARRLCWQLPDEYRLDRQLHHYASQLKIETDVVDTEHFYTARMAVGEFFAKRKQWLMESFYRQMRQRYGILLDISGQPEGGKWNYDHDNRKSWKGKPAVPDDRRPTHNHARLWREIQDAGVPSFGEAHNGQLSWPISRHEALQHLEYFIAALLPEFGQFQDAMSSNQWHLFHSLLSFAMNSKMLAPREVVDRVEQAYRDGDVPLASAEGFIRQILGWREYVRGVYWSQMPGYTEHNLLQQRHKLPHYYWDGDTRMNCMAHALGQSLDRAYAHHIQRLMIIGNFALLAGIAANEVHQWYLGVYIDAFEWVEAPNTLGMSQYADGGLMASKPYVSSAAYIDRMSDYCGGCHYRRKQRHGPGACPFNSLYWDFFARQRSRLADNHRLSRVYYQLDKMSADERDAIAAYAATLRQGLENI comes from the coding sequence ATGGCGGAGACAGAATTGCGGCTTGTGCTAGGCGATCAGCTTAATGCGCAACACAGCTGGTTTCAGCGTGTCGATAAGCATGTCGTTTATGTGATGATGGAAGTACGTCAGGAAACAGATTATATCCTGCATCATGCGCAAAAGATCATTGCGCTATTCGCGGCCATGCGCGCATTCGCCGCGTCGCTGCGGGCGCAGGGGCATCGGGTACATTATTTTAAGATCGGCGATAAAGATAACCAACCGCGACTCACCGACAATCTGGACGCGCTCATTGCCCATTACCACGCCCGCCGCTTGTGCTGGCAATTGCCGGATGAATATCGGCTCGATCGGCAGCTTCATCACTATGCGTCACAGTTGAAGATAGAAACCGACGTTGTCGATACCGAGCATTTCTATACCGCGAGGATGGCGGTGGGGGAATTTTTTGCCAAGCGTAAGCAATGGCTGATGGAAAGTTTTTATCGTCAAATGCGCCAGCGATACGGGATTTTGCTTGATATCAGCGGTCAGCCGGAAGGTGGTAAATGGAACTATGATCATGACAACCGCAAGTCCTGGAAAGGCAAGCCTGCGGTGCCAGACGACAGGCGCCCAACCCATAACCACGCCCGGCTTTGGCGTGAAATTCAAGATGCGGGCGTCCCTAGTTTCGGTGAGGCGCACAATGGGCAATTAAGCTGGCCGATTAGCCGGCACGAAGCGCTGCAGCATTTGGAGTATTTCATTGCGGCGCTACTGCCGGAATTCGGCCAGTTTCAAGATGCGATGAGCAGTAACCAGTGGCATTTGTTCCATTCGCTGCTCTCCTTCGCCATGAACAGCAAAATGCTGGCGCCGCGGGAGGTGGTGGACAGGGTCGAGCAGGCTTATCGCGACGGCGATGTGCCGTTAGCCTCTGCCGAAGGTTTCATCCGGCAGATCCTGGGGTGGCGTGAGTATGTGCGCGGCGTTTACTGGTCACAGATGCCGGGCTATACCGAACACAATCTATTACAGCAGCGGCATAAATTGCCGCATTATTATTGGGATGGCGACACGCGGATGAATTGTATGGCCCATGCGCTGGGTCAGTCTTTGGATCGTGCGTATGCACATCATATCCAACGCCTCATGATCATTGGTAATTTCGCTTTATTAGCGGGGATCGCGGCAAACGAGGTCCATCAGTGGTATCTCGGCGTCTATATCGATGCCTTTGAATGGGTAGAAGCGCCCAATACCCTAGGTATGAGCCAGTACGCCGATGGCGGTCTTATGGCCAGTAAACCCTATGTATCCAGCGCCGCCTATATCGATCGCATGAGCGACTATTGCGGGGGATGCCACTATCGACGCAAGCAGCGCCACGGCCCGGGTGCGTGCCCTTTCAATTCCCTTTACTGGGACTTTTTCGCCCGTCAGCGCAGCCGGCTGGCAGACAATCATCGTTTGAGCAGAGTTTATTACCAGTTGGATAAGATGTCCGCCGATGAACGTGATGCTATCGCGGCCTATGCCGCGACACTGCGTCAGGGGTTGGAAAATATCTGA
- a CDS encoding class I SAM-dependent DNA methyltransferase translates to MNDAAAGNILGLYQRHAAAFARQRSRRLIEKPWLDKFIAAMGGNGRLLDIGCGNGQPIAEYFIRRHLSVTGIDGAVAMLDRARSRFPQQRWLHLDMRAMALDETFEGLIAWDSFFHLPREDQKLMFPIFNRHSHKGSALMFTSGPGNGIAMGEFAGEPLYHASLAPDEYGALLAEQGFAVIDSVVEDPLCGGHTIWLCKRVE, encoded by the coding sequence ATGAATGACGCGGCGGCGGGCAATATACTGGGGCTTTACCAGCGGCACGCGGCCGCCTTCGCGCGTCAGCGCTCACGCCGCCTGATCGAAAAACCGTGGCTGGATAAATTTATTGCCGCCATGGGAGGCAACGGCCGTCTTTTAGATATCGGCTGTGGTAATGGGCAGCCTATCGCGGAATATTTTATACGGCGGCATCTCTCTGTTACCGGTATTGATGGCGCTGTTGCAATGCTTGACCGCGCCCGGTCCCGTTTTCCACAACAACGCTGGCTCCACTTGGATATGCGTGCAATGGCGCTTGATGAGACCTTTGAGGGCCTTATCGCCTGGGACAGTTTTTTTCATTTGCCGCGGGAGGATCAAAAGTTGATGTTCCCGATCTTCAATCGCCATAGCCACAAGGGTAGTGCGCTCATGTTTACCAGCGGTCCGGGCAACGGTATCGCCATGGGGGAGTTTGCAGGAGAACCGCTGTATCATGCCAGTCTGGCGCCTGATGAGTATGGTGCACTACTGGCGGAGCAGGGGTTTGCGGTGATTGATAGCGTAGTTGAAGATCCTTTGTGCGGCGGGCATACGATTTGGCTGTGCAAACGGGTGGAATAG
- the tehB gene encoding SAM-dependent methyltransferase TehB, producing the protein MKNLLPYKVMPIWNSKDLPESFTLRHNTQPGTWAKLTILRGSLTFAMMTEADEVTETLVFTPRSQTPFVEPQQWHRIVSFSEDMECQLTFYCSAEEYFHKKYQLTATHSDVVAAASVIAPGQALDLGCGSGRNALYLGLKGFNVTAWDKNQESIQRLNALIEEEKLSSVMTADVQDLNSVVIDKSYDFILSTVVMMFLDRDRIPSLIANMQACTAPGGYNLIVAAMDSHDYPCPLPFPFTFKAGELKEYYQGWDIIKYNEDVGQLHKTDANGDRIKLRFATLLASKNA; encoded by the coding sequence ATGAAAAATTTATTACCTTATAAAGTTATGCCTATATGGAACAGTAAAGACCTACCGGAAAGTTTCACCCTCCGTCACAACACCCAGCCGGGTACCTGGGCCAAATTGACTATTTTGCGCGGCTCGTTGACCTTCGCCATGATGACGGAAGCGGATGAGGTTACCGAAACCCTGGTTTTCACGCCACGCAGCCAGACCCCCTTTGTTGAACCCCAGCAGTGGCATCGTATAGTGTCTTTCTCCGAGGACATGGAATGCCAACTGACCTTCTACTGCTCAGCCGAAGAGTATTTCCACAAAAAATATCAGCTGACCGCAACGCATTCCGATGTCGTTGCAGCCGCAAGCGTCATCGCACCGGGCCAGGCGCTGGATCTGGGCTGCGGATCGGGGCGTAACGCGCTTTACCTCGGTCTGAAAGGCTTCAACGTCACCGCATGGGACAAAAACCAGGAGAGCATACAGCGGTTAAACGCCCTGATAGAGGAGGAGAAGCTATCCTCGGTAATGACCGCTGACGTGCAAGATTTAAACAGCGTGGTGATTGATAAATCATATGATTTTATTCTTTCTACCGTGGTAATGATGTTCCTGGACCGGGATAGGATCCCGTCATTGATTGCCAATATGCAGGCGTGCACCGCGCCCGGTGGATATAATCTGATCGTTGCGGCGATGGATAGCCACGATTACCCTTGCCCGCTTCCTTTCCCGTTCACGTTCAAAGCCGGTGAACTAAAGGAATATTATCAAGGCTGGGACATTATCAAATATAATGAGGATGTGGGTCAGCTACATAAAACAGACGCTAATGGTGATCGAATAAAGCTGCGCTTCGCCACGTTATTGGCCAGCAAAAACGCCTGA
- the norV gene encoding anaerobic nitric oxide reductase flavorubredoxin has translation MSIQVTNTVHWVGQKDWEIRDFHGTEYKTHRGSSYNSYLIREGKNVLIDTVDHKFSRDFVANLALEIDLETLDYIIINHAEEDHAGALTELMARIPNTPIYCTSQAIDSITGHHHHPEWRFHTVKTGDRLDIGNGRQLIFIETPMLHWPDSMMTYMTGDAVLFSNDAFGQHYCDEHLFNDEVDQAELYEQCARYYANILTPFSRLVTAKINEILAFDLPLQMIATSHGVVWRDNPTQIVAQYLTWAADYQEDRITLFYDTMSSNTRLMADAIAQGIHSADPSVAVKIYNVSRHDKNEILTQIFRSKGVLVGSSTMNNVMMPKVAGMLEELAGLRFRNKKASAFGSFGWTGGAVDRIQTRLMDAGFDVALSLKTQWRPDNAALEACREHGRKIARDWALHPLDEAPAGVNSELDARAATPAADAGVSMLCTVCQWVYEPAIGEPIQDIAPGTAWSDVPDTFLCPGCALGKDVFDPL, from the coding sequence ATGTCTATTCAGGTAACTAACACTGTTCATTGGGTTGGGCAGAAAGACTGGGAAATTCGCGACTTTCATGGCACAGAATACAAGACCCATCGGGGCAGCAGCTATAACAGCTATTTAATCCGAGAAGGGAAAAACGTCTTGATCGATACCGTCGATCACAAGTTTAGCCGCGATTTTGTGGCTAATTTGGCGCTGGAAATCGACCTGGAGACGCTCGACTACATTATCATCAACCATGCGGAAGAAGATCACGCGGGCGCGTTGACCGAGCTCATGGCCCGCATTCCCAACACGCCGATCTATTGTACCAGCCAGGCCATTGATTCTATAACCGGCCACCACCATCATCCCGAATGGCGCTTCCACACGGTAAAGACCGGTGATAGGTTGGATATTGGTAATGGGAGGCAACTCATCTTCATTGAAACACCCATGCTCCATTGGCCGGACAGTATGATGACCTACATGACCGGCGACGCGGTTTTATTCAGCAATGATGCTTTTGGACAGCATTATTGCGATGAGCACTTATTCAATGATGAGGTTGATCAAGCAGAACTCTACGAACAGTGCGCCCGGTATTACGCCAATATATTGACGCCTTTCAGCCGCCTGGTAACGGCGAAAATCAATGAAATTCTCGCCTTTGATTTACCTTTGCAGATGATAGCCACCTCCCATGGCGTGGTGTGGCGCGACAATCCGACGCAAATTGTCGCGCAATACCTTACCTGGGCGGCGGATTATCAGGAAGATCGTATCACCCTGTTTTACGATACCATGTCGTCTAACACGCGACTGATGGCCGATGCTATCGCTCAGGGTATTCACAGTGCCGATCCGTCCGTAGCGGTGAAAATCTACAATGTTTCCCGTCATGACAAAAACGAGATTTTGACGCAGATTTTCCGCTCTAAAGGCGTACTCGTGGGATCGTCGACCATGAATAACGTCATGATGCCAAAAGTTGCCGGTATGCTTGAAGAATTGGCCGGACTGCGTTTTCGCAACAAAAAGGCATCGGCCTTTGGCAGTTTTGGCTGGACCGGCGGCGCGGTGGATCGTATCCAGACCCGCCTAATGGATGCCGGATTTGACGTCGCCCTTTCATTGAAAACCCAATGGCGTCCGGATAATGCCGCGCTGGAAGCGTGCCGCGAACACGGGCGCAAGATAGCCCGCGATTGGGCGCTACATCCGCTGGACGAGGCGCCTGCAGGCGTCAACTCGGAGCTAGACGCGCGCGCCGCCACGCCGGCTGCCGACGCCGGTGTCAGTATGCTCTGTACCGTGTGCCAATGGGTTTACGAACCGGCAATAGGTGAACCCATACAAGATATCGCGCCGGGCACGGCTTGGTCGGACGTGCCGGATACTTTCTTGTGCCCAGGTTGCGCCTTGGGTAAAGACGTTTTTGATCCCCTGTGA
- a CDS encoding Rpn family recombination-promoting nuclease/putative transposase, with protein MNSSLSHHDALFKQFLADKEVARDFFNIHLPPEMKNRCDFATLNVVSGSFIDDALRSLYSDMVYSVRTSEGEGYIYCLIEHQSRPEKHMPLRLYRYSLAVMQRHLEQGHQALPVVIPMLFYHGRTSPYPWSTRWLDCFADPELAESVYTQPFPLIDVTAMSDDEILTHKRVALLELVQKHIRTRDMLALAGKLAGLMNTWSLSREQFRGLMFYIAEWGNVNDVERFLKEIALQISDYKEEVMTIADQLRQQGVEKGIQQGIQQGRCEAKIELVHRLLANGADFALIKSATDLSDEELTRLKDLQ; from the coding sequence ATGAACTCTTCTTTGTCACACCACGATGCCTTATTCAAACAATTTCTCGCCGATAAAGAGGTCGCGCGCGATTTCTTCAACATACACCTACCGCCCGAAATGAAAAATCGTTGCGACTTTGCTACGCTCAACGTGGTTTCAGGCAGTTTCATCGATGATGCTTTACGCAGTCTTTATTCAGACATGGTCTATTCTGTTCGCACCAGCGAAGGAGAGGGCTATATTTACTGTTTGATTGAACATCAGTCCAGACCTGAGAAACATATGCCTTTACGCCTCTATCGCTATAGTCTGGCGGTAATGCAAAGGCATCTCGAGCAAGGTCATCAAGCTTTACCGGTGGTGATCCCTATGCTGTTCTATCATGGACGCACCTCGCCCTACCCATGGAGTACCCGGTGGCTGGATTGCTTTGCCGACCCTGAGCTGGCAGAATCGGTGTACACGCAGCCCTTTCCGTTGATTGATGTGACGGCCATGTCGGATGACGAGATACTGACGCATAAACGCGTTGCGCTTTTGGAGCTGGTGCAAAAACATATTCGTACCCGTGATATGTTGGCGTTAGCGGGTAAATTGGCCGGGCTGATGAATACCTGGAGCCTGTCTCGCGAACAGTTTCGGGGGTTGATGTTTTACATCGCCGAATGGGGAAATGTAAATGATGTTGAGCGATTCCTGAAGGAAATCGCGTTACAAATAAGCGACTACAAGGAGGAAGTCATGACGATAGCGGATCAGTTGCGTCAGCAGGGCGTTGAAAAAGGCATTCAGCAAGGCATTCAGCAAGGACGTTGTGAAGCAAAAATTGAACTTGTCCATCGTTTGCTTGCAAACGGAGCTGATTTTGCCCTGATAAAAAGCGCTACCGACCTGTCGGATGAGGAATTAACCCGCTTAAAAGATCTTCAATAA
- a CDS encoding phosphatidylinositol-specific phospholipase C domain-containing protein produces MMYSLLSDTCKWMSAIDDYKSLAHISIPGTHESCSRKGAANVTPDLDSIIATQYYECTITKQLSAGIRYLDMRCCIVDDKLAAYHGDYYLNIDFDEVLNECLTFLAENKSETIIIRLRRETTPTARKKFMDVFTRRYAKFLDKMYLMPQIPLIGEVRGKIVLLSNESILSSIHQSLTRVQDDFSQMRASDKLEKVLAFIQETIKANRKPTIETLYINHCNAMKPPCLCPQSFAQDLLKLLTKSFKEGLKGEHVDFARYEAARIGIIVMDFYTEAMVAEIIKRNENKYLLDFPILTIANKNRGQNYLYASLYMDDGMARRHVFGWAPGHRVNKGYWMFINHADQKNEFFILNNYYKEYLYASSRVEENRRSVFTWIAGVPTPENIWTVKDGHIYNNFYKCYLYESSLYYNADRKIIPCWTADEHIEGDLWKFTRENK; encoded by the coding sequence ATGATGTATTCGTTATTAAGCGATACGTGCAAATGGATGTCTGCTATCGATGATTATAAAAGTCTTGCCCATATCTCTATCCCGGGCACCCATGAAAGTTGTTCGCGAAAGGGTGCTGCCAATGTCACCCCTGATTTAGACAGCATTATTGCAACCCAATATTATGAGTGCACGATAACAAAACAATTATCTGCCGGGATCCGTTATCTGGATATGAGATGTTGTATTGTTGATGATAAATTGGCAGCTTATCACGGTGACTATTATTTGAATATTGATTTTGATGAAGTGTTGAATGAATGTCTGACGTTTTTGGCTGAGAATAAATCTGAAACCATTATCATTAGGCTCAGGCGAGAAACGACACCGACGGCTAGAAAGAAATTTATGGATGTTTTCACGCGTCGCTATGCTAAATTCCTTGACAAAATGTATTTAATGCCGCAAATCCCCCTTATCGGTGAGGTCAGAGGAAAAATTGTTTTATTATCAAATGAAAGTATTCTGTCAAGTATACACCAAAGTTTAACTAGGGTTCAGGATGATTTTTCCCAGATGCGTGCATCCGATAAATTAGAAAAAGTACTCGCTTTTATACAAGAGACGATAAAGGCAAACAGAAAGCCAACCATTGAAACACTTTATATTAATCATTGTAATGCAATGAAGCCTCCTTGCCTCTGCCCCCAGTCATTTGCGCAAGACTTGCTGAAATTATTGACTAAAAGTTTCAAGGAGGGCCTGAAGGGTGAGCATGTAGATTTTGCCCGCTACGAGGCCGCACGGATTGGGATTATAGTCATGGACTTTTATACTGAAGCGATGGTGGCGGAAATAATTAAGCGCAATGAAAATAAGTACTTACTTGATTTTCCAATCCTTACGATTGCCAATAAAAACCGTGGTCAGAATTATCTCTATGCGTCGTTATACATGGACGATGGCATGGCCCGCCGGCACGTTTTTGGTTGGGCGCCGGGCCATAGGGTGAATAAAGGCTATTGGATGTTCATCAATCACGCCGACCAAAAAAATGAATTTTTTATTCTGAATAATTATTATAAAGAATATCTGTATGCAAGCAGCCGTGTGGAGGAGAATAGACGATCGGTGTTTACCTGGATAGCGGGTGTGCCAACACCAGAAAACATTTGGACCGTTAAAGATGGGCATATCTATAATAATTTTTACAAGTGTTATCTTTATGAAAGTAGCCTATATTACAATGCTGACCGAAAAATAATACCTTGTTGGACAGCCGATGAACATATTGAGGGCGATCTTTGGAAATTTACACGAGAAAATAAATAA